The genomic stretch AACGATCTCCGCAAATCGATCGTATGCCTCGCGTGCGCGCTGATAAGTTTTAAGGCTTCCTTGGTACCGAGATATGTCGTACACCGTGCCAAATTCCGCTGCGGCTGTTTGGGTAACCGCCGTCGTAGGAATTTCGATTGGAAGTACGAGACCCTCATAGGTCTTGTTAATCCAGTCTCGAACGATTGGCGTGGCCGCTTGACTCTGGTCCACTTTCGCTAAGAGCACGTGAATGAAATCGAAGCTCTTGACGAGTTCAGGAGCAACTTGTTGCATGCTTTCGGAAAGGTCCGAAAACAAGTTCCAAAATTGCGTCGACGATGCATAATCCAAGGCACTTGGTGGTGTAGGGACAATCAGTCCGTCGGCCGCCATGAAGGCATTAATCGTCAGATAGGAAAGGGCAGGAGGCGTATCGATGATGACGACGTCGTAGTCGCTTAATAGCGGCTCAAGCCCCTTGTTCAGAACATTCCAGAATTGGAATGACTGATCCTTAGACTGTTTGAATGGAAGGAAAAACTCTGCACCAAACAGTGCGGCACTCGCCGGCACAAGGTCTACCCCGTCCCAATACGTCGACTGCACCGCATACTGAAGATCCTCTTCATCACCGTATATCAACGGCAGTACCGTGTCCTCATCAGATACCTCGCTGTCGGCAAGAATTCCATGTAGCGCCGACAGTGACGCCTGTGGGTCAAGGTCAACTAAAAGAACTTTGCGGCCGAATAACGACAGGCCCTGCGCCAACGTCATAGCGGTTGTGGTCTTGCTAACCCCGCCTTTGAAGTTACCGATCGCAATTTTCTTACCCTTTATCCCCGCTGGACGCTTCGAATACGGACCGATGCGATCAATCCAAACTCGCGCCTCGGAAAGGGTAAATTCTCTGCTGCGACTGTGTCGGAGCGTACCTTGAGGTAGATCGGATTCGGTTCGTGACAAATAATGCATCCGTTGTCTGTCGATTCGACACAGATCACCAACCTGAGCTGTCGTAAAAGTGGGAGGATTCTTGCGAGGGTGGGGCGCCAGCATGCTTTCTCGAACGTCGACGAGCATGCCGCTGGCATTCTCTGCGATAGCCTTGATAGCGCTGAGCGGCATTGGCTTAGGCGCGTGCTTCAGTTTTATGGACATCTGCGGCTTTTCAGCCCGCCGAACTGCTGTGTTCATCAATGGCTCCCTTAGCGATGTAACGTCGCCTGTCACATGTGCGATTCAACACTTAGAGCTGAAAACCGCAATG from Paraburkholderia caribensis encodes the following:
- a CDS encoding ParA family protein — translated: MNTAVRRAEKPQMSIKLKHAPKPMPLSAIKAIAENASGMLVDVRESMLAPHPRKNPPTFTTAQVGDLCRIDRQRMHYLSRTESDLPQGTLRHSRSREFTLSEARVWIDRIGPYSKRPAGIKGKKIAIGNFKGGVSKTTTAMTLAQGLSLFGRKVLLVDLDPQASLSALHGILADSEVSDEDTVLPLIYGDEEDLQYAVQSTYWDGVDLVPASAALFGAEFFLPFKQSKDQSFQFWNVLNKGLEPLLSDYDVVIIDTPPALSYLTINAFMAADGLIVPTPPSALDYASSTQFWNLFSDLSESMQQVAPELVKSFDFIHVLLAKVDQSQAATPIVRDWINKTYEGLVLPIEIPTTAVTQTAAAEFGTVYDISRYQGSLKTYQRAREAYDRFAEIVDQQLVALWHANQEAE